The following proteins are encoded in a genomic region of Debaryomyces hansenii CBS767 chromosome G complete sequence:
- a CDS encoding DEHA2G17248p (similar to uniprot|P38792 Saccharomyces cerevisiae YHR069C RRP4 Ribosomal RNA Processing) — MVLEMDVTDVISITKPESHDIGIDSDVEMSDGEETSKNEQSIVTPGELVTDDPVWMKGHGTYFLNDKTYSSVAGNVSRVNRLLSVVPLRGRYQAETGDHIVGRITEVGPKRWKVDIGAKQSAILMLGSVNLPGGVLRRKSESDELQMRGFLKEGDLLNAEVQSIFSNGSASLHTRSLKYGKLRNGIFVKVPSNLIIKSKNHSHNLPGNISVILGVNGYIWLSKTSSSGKSNANASSNKAQASIDAHGSYNPGQGSVSITRLEEESSWEIYSDKNDPNISNSVRSNITRYYNVIKALGYGELGITEQRITMGYEASLAYANVGKLIDKDAMASICQDVINNEKMRGN, encoded by the coding sequence ATGGTATTAGAGATGGATGTTACAGATGTTATAAGTATCACCAAACCGGAGTCTCATGATATTGGCATTGATTCAGATGTGGAAATGTCAGACGGGGAGGAAACCAGTAAAAATGAACAATCTATTGTAACACCAGGTGAATTGGTGACTGATGATCCAGTTTGGATGAAAGGTCATGGTACATACTTTTTAAACGATAAAACGTATTCTTCCGTTGCAGGTAATGTTTCTAGAGTTAATAGATTATTAAGTGTTGTTCCTTTGAGGGGCAGATACCAGGCAGAAACTGGTGATCATATAGTTGGAAGGATAACTGAAGTTGGTCCAAAGAGGTGGAAAGTTGACATTGGAGCAAAACAAAGCGCTATATTGATGTTGGGATCAGTCAACTTACCAGGTGGTGTTTTGAGAAGAAAATCAGAAAGTGATGAATTACAAATGAGAGGTTTTTTGAAGGAGGGTGATTTATTGAACGCTGAAGTGCAAAGTATATTTAGTAATGGTAGTGCTTCATTGCATACCAGATCCTTGAAGTATGGAAAATTGAGAAATGGAATATTCGTAAAGGttccttcaaatttaattattaaatcaaagaaCCATTCGCATAATTTGCCTGGGAATATAAGTGTGATATTGGGAGTTAATGGATACATATGGTTGAGTAAAACTTCCAGCAGTGGAAAAAGTAATGCCAATGCAAGTTCTAATAAGGCACAGGCTTCCATTGATGCTCACGGGTCTTATAATCCAGGTCAAGGATCTGTCTCAATTACAagattagaagaagaaagttCTTGGGAAATTTATTCCGATAAAAATGATCCAAATATTTCCAATTCGGTCCGTAGCAATATTACCAGATATTATAACGTTATAAAGGCTTTGGGTTATGGTGAACTTGGAATAACGGAGCAAAGAATTACGATGGGTTATGAAGCAAGTTTGGCATATGCAAACGTTGGAAAGTTGATAGATAAAGATGCAATGGCAAGCATATGTCAAGATGTAATAAACAATGAAAAAATGAGAGGCAATTAA
- a CDS encoding DEHA2G17270p (similar to uniprot|P38793 Saccharomyces cerevisiae YHR070W TRM5 tRNA(m(1)G37)methyltransferase methylates a tRNA base adjacent to the anticodon that has a role in prevention of frameshifting) — protein sequence MIRNLIGKFHLFVAPKLFLHTRNFHRINKTDRREFMMSKFGPPIDRSMKILDRSFFQKDVNLLVASFPDPKFLGQFVKTCKPDILYLPSIKHIVPVNENSKGVLLREDIEDINDYKSKLSPITVEKIKEYNISIQPYVLHLDYKFWKTDDILRAVLPEDLISEIPTGFAQAGHVAHLNLRDEFKPYGSLIGQVILDKNSKVETVVDKVDTIDTKFRTFKMNVLAGKDDLQVEQSESGCRFKFDFSKVYWNSRLNTEHERLINQFKPRDVVGDVFAGVGPFAVPAGKKDVLVLANDLNPESFKYLKENIILNHTDSFVKAFNLDGREFIRNSPRLLLEWSTESKTVERKKLIKRRKMNSDSNEKSSTKDYEVTTVNIPKYFSNYVMNLPDSALTFLDEFVGLYSDPKVESVIREIPDFKLPIINVHCFEKYSPHEEPEPSLEELYKRIHKKIVGLIDHEIPLEKCSFHLVRRVAPTKPMFCVSFELPEEVAFRKK from the coding sequence ATGATTAGAAACCTTATTGgtaaatttcatttattcGTGGCACCCAAGTTATTTCTTCATACTAGAAATTTTCatagaataaataaaacGGATAGAAGAGAGTTTATGATGAGCAAGTTTGGTCCACCTATAGATAGATCAATGAAAATCTTAGATCGTTcattctttcaaaaagaCGTAAATTTATTAGTTGCATCGTTCCCAGATCCTAAGTTTCTTGGCCAATTTGTTAAAACCTGTAAGCCtgatattttatatttaccATCAATTAAGCACATCGTACCCGTTAATGAAAATTCCAAGGGAGTCCTATTAAGAGAAGACATTGAAgatataaatgattataaGCTGAAGTTGTCACCCATCACAGTTGAAAAGataaaagaatataatatcAGTATTCAGCCGTATGTTTTACATTTGGATTACAAGTTCTGGAAAACGGACGATATTTTGAGAGCTGTTTTGCCGGAAGATTTGATAAGTGAAATTCCAACTGGGTTTGCACAAGCAGGACATGTTGCTCACTTGAATTTGAGAGACGAATTCAAGCCTTACGGAAGTTTGATTGGTCAAGTGATCTTAGATAAGAACTCAAAGGTTGAAACTGTAGTCGATAAGGTAGATACAATTGATACTAAATTCAGAACATTCAAAATGAATGTTTTAGCTGGCAAAGATGATTTACAAGTTGAACAAAGTGAAAGTGGTTGTCGCTTTAAATTCGATTTTAGTAAGGTATACTGGAACTCGAGATTGAATACGGAACACGAAAGACTAATCAACCAGTTCAAACCCAGAGATGTAGTTGGAGATGTATTTGCAGGTGTTGGTCCATTTGCAGTACCTGCTGGTAAGAAGGACGTACTTGTATTAGCCAATGACTTGAACCCagaatcattcaaatatttaaaagaaaatataatcTTGAATCACACAGATTCTTTTGTTAAGGCTTTTAATCTCGATGGTCgtgaatttattagaaactCACCAAGACTATTATTGGAATGGTCTACCGAGCTGAAGACGGtagaaagaaaaaaattaattaaaagaaggaaaatgaaTTCTGATTCGAATGAAAAATCTTCTACCAAAGACTATGAGGTAACAACAGTCAACATCCCGAAATATTTCAGTAATTATGTTATGAACTTGCCTGACTCTGCATTGACTTTCTTGGATGAATTTGTTGGTTTATACAGCGATCCTAAAGTGGAAAGCGTAATTCGTGAAATACCTGATTTCAAACTTCCTATTATAAACGTCCATTGTTTTGAGAAATACTCGCCCCATGAAGAACCCGAACCATCATTAGAGGAACTATATAAAAGGATTcacaaaaaaattgtagGGCTAATTGATCATGAAATACCATTAGAAAAATGTCTGTTTCATTTAGTAAGAAGAGTAGCGCCTACAAAGCCAATGTTCTGTGTTAGCTTCGAACTACCTGAAGAAGTTGCATTTAGAAAGAAATAG
- a CDS encoding DEHA2G17292p (weakly similar to uniprot|Q07798 Saccharomyces cerevisiae YLL005C SPO75 Meiosis-specific protein of unknown function required for spore wall formation during sporulation), with the protein MSTIILPDESDYSELTRTYMGIFYSQKFDGFLNTTQTGYAHTSAGIELSLLLKTVYTSVCFCTVQLTFFCFFRSIFKSLYQPRSYCVPKDERIEPLPSGFLVWVWPTLRCSISYYLSMGLDAYFFIRYMSILVLFFMFIGSLNMIILIPINVTGSSVEYSAMGLDKLSLSNISRSKVYRLNAHFIMSLITIGFFQWLLLYELQTFVKIRQSFLLTKSHRNSVLSKTILISNVPPHLQDLDVLCNLFSTVPGGIENIWYMYDYREILELVEEAKEALNFLEEAELSCLKHSSLEYGKKYKKMDACFPEQLERKGNNLENERNSLGLKANNSLNPKFYPPIYFKSIKIPKLERYFRLRFPGFLRIIFLGKRVSIIDWCIKTLNIKQELIDKKKFALATGSLKKHNKLFVEFQTQTGAYIAHQCLLSQIQGNLDSTLIEIHPKDILWDNIARNNTIACLIEKYFVSLIFISVILLYVIPVSFIGLVSQVPLLTKLIPSLKWIYKFPEEARDTISSILPSLLLAILTDIVLIVFRFLTYFKGMLSGADLELNLQQWYFAFLFVQQFLVVTISSSITVIFKQIVDQPTSIPVLLATNLPKAATFFFQYITLKAFAFCGNNFLRIGPLMLHLTVHKIKDKTPRQKFNRITNLLRIRWGSIYPVYSVFASIGICYCVISPLIAIFVIFILSLSLLYYKYALKYIYNRTNESDTKGKHYPIALLHLYTGIYCLECCLIGIFFLSKNENDSCPMIIQGWVMCIILLATIFGNITIYNRYVKHFSYLPILSDKKFRDPATIANLKDNLNNTHTSHEEKKSPNEDYSNRKLLFLHPAFKYEKPKIWLPEDPFYLGVDLIRDIESKIDGLEGGSTNGAKIEFSNNNKKITMKITNAPPDYK; encoded by the coding sequence ATGCTGACTATTATATTACCTGATGAATCTGATTATAGCGAATTAACACGAACGTATATGGGGATATTTTATTCACAAAAATTTGATGGTTTCTTAAATACAACCCAAACTGGATACGCACATACCTCAGCAGGtattgaattatcattattattgaaaacagTTTACACTTCGGTCTGTTTCTGTACTGTGCAGCTTACATTTTTCTGCTTTTTCAGATCCATATTTAAGTCTTTGTACCAACCAAGAAGCTATTGTGTTCCCAAAGATGAAAGAATAGAACCTTTACCTAGTGGCTTCTTGGTTTGGGTTTGGCCGACGTTGAGATGCAGCATTAGCTACTACTTATCAATGGGACTTGATGcatatttctttatcagATACATGAGtattcttgttctttttttCATGTTTATTGGTTCGTTAAATATGATTATTCTTATTCCCATTAATGTGACTGGAAGCAGCGTTGAATATTCTGCAATGGGTTTGGATAAACTTAGTTTATCCAATATTTCTAGATCCAAGGTCTATCGATTAAATGCTCATTTTATAATGAGTTTAATTACAATTGGCTTTTTTCAATGGTTACTACTTTATGAATTGCAAACTTTCGTAAAAATCAGACAATCTTTTCTACTTACAAAAAGTCACAGAAACTCAGTTCTTTCAAAAAccatattaatttcaaatgtaCCACCCCATTTGCAAGATTTGGATGTTCTTTGTAATTTGTTTTCGACAGTTCCCGGtggtattgaaaatatttggtaCATGTATGATTATAGAGAAATTTTAGAGCTTGTTGAAGAAGCGAAGGAAGCGTTAAATTTTTTAGAGGAGGCGGAACTATCATGCTTGAAGCACTCTTCTTTGGAATATGggaaaaaatataaaaaaatggATGCCTGTTTTCCCGAACAATTGGAAAGAAAAGGcaataatcttgaaaatgaGAGAAACAGTCTAGGACTCAAAgctaataattcattgaatccaaaattttatcccccaatatattttaaatctATTAAAATACCAAAACTTGAGAGATATTTTCGTTTGAGGTTCCCCGGTTTCTTgagaattatatttcttggaAAAAGAGTATCTATTATAGATTGGTGTATTAAAACCCTTAACATTAAACAAGAGTTAatagataaaaaaaaatttgcCTTGGCAACCGGTCTGCTAAAAAAACATAATAAGTTATTCGTTGAATTCCAAACGCAAACCGGGGCCTATATAGCTCATCAATGTTTACTTTCTCAAATTCAAGGAAATCTAGATCTGACattaattgaaattcaCCCAAAAGACATTCTATGGGATAATATTGCTCGCAATAATACTATTGCTTGCTTAATcgagaaatattttgtgagtcttatatttattagtGTTATCCTATTATATGTTATCCCAGTTTCATTTATTGGATTAGTCTCCCAGGTTCCCTTGCTCACGAAGTTGATTCCAAGCTTAAAATGGATTTATAAATTTCCCGAAGAGGCTAGAGATACTATCTCAAGCATTTTACCTTCACTCCTTCTTGCAATATTGACAGATATAGTTCTAATAGTTTTCAGGTTCTTGACTTATTTCAAGGGTATGTTATCTGGAGCTGACttagaattaaatttgcaaCAATGGTATTTCGCCTTTTTATTCGTGCAACAGTTTTTAGTGGTCACTATCCTGTCGAGTATTACTGTTATTTTTAAACAGATTGTTGATCAGCCAACGTCCATCCCAGTTCTTTTGGCAACTAATTTACCAAAAGCAGCAACTTTCTTTTTTCAGTATATTACATTAAAGGCATTCGCCTTTTGTggcaataattttttgcGAATTGGACCCTTAATGTTACATTTAACAGTGCATAAGATAAAAGATAAAACTCCCCGACAAAAATTCAATCGTATCACTAACTTATTAAGGATTCGGTGGGGCTCCATATATCCAGTTTATTCAGTATTTGCTTCTATTGGAATATGTTACTGTGTGATTTCCCCGTtaattgcaatttttgtcatttttattctttctttgcTGTTACTTTATTACAAATACgcattaaaatatatatataatcgGACCAATGAATCAGATACCAAAGGAAAGCATTACCCCATAGCACTATTACATTTATATACAGGGATTTATTGTTTGGAATGTTGCTTAATTGGTATTTTCTTTCTACTGAAGAATGAAAACGATTCTTGTCCAATGATTATACAAGGTTGGGTGATGTGTATCATCTTATTGGCAACTATTTTTGGTAATATAACTATATACAATAGATATGTGAAACATTTCTCATATTTGCCTATATTGTCAGACAAAAAATTTCGGGACCCTGCAACCATTGCAAACTTGAAAGATAATTTAAACAATACTCATACACTGCATGAGGAAAAAAAGCTGCCTAATGAAGACTATCTGAACCGCaagttattatttcttcacCCCGCCTTCAAGTATGAAAAACCTAAAATTTGGCTACCTGAAGATCCATTTTATTTAGGTGTAGATCTAATAAGagatattgaatcaaaGATAGACGGTTTGGAGGGAGGGAGTACAAACGGTGCAAAAATAGAATTcagtaataataacaagaaaataacCATGAAAATAACTAATGCACCACCGGACTATAAATAA
- a CDS encoding DEHA2G17314p (weakly similar to uniprot|Q06665 Saccharomyces cerevisiae YDR314C Hypothetical ORF) has translation MGYTSARNNEGLFLSKSNSEDEVCLKRRKIEENESFYDSENDFSDWEDVPLNNPEVLDSFNITIGDPKVNEEEKDNRNRLRLAIENKKRRKTIHYLGMISYMMHGFQRNKWLNSKDLLKKLKKMLPESLINTKFKKYKRAIKKFKSAPTDASLKDEVYANFMYIVKYLIKWFRLNYKCDSNGLRVLGYLPRKSSAFDNMKDYFPDSSEPIIDLKDLISKAKKFKHNRDTGAQIFTALLRSLGFQSRLVFSLPLLSTNRPTKTQPKLDHDKLQRNKDFDLLYPYFWTEVVNPADESEIFVIENICFFEEAKRFVCLKRFARSTISKENLSNYYTDIYFPLQNQFNQMPMHYVVAMDNDNSIMDVSPRYMSDISYRWFKKLDLRTDSGREAMLFQSMLRYLNTGNACHITNNMELDTLRQTALLNYNIPSNFSSMKRNPNLVTRSTLRYNEFIEPNTNPICTVMIDKKFSKEPVFFKNSILVGKSEQQWKFLGRSIRDDQIDCPIKTTRALQRHTLLNKRICNINILNDTPELNDTKLYTFSQTCPYIKLSVTMSPSGFLQVPRNEYGNIEIYKPFMVPDKCVWLTLSDIENILLDYKFGKLTFPFTDKVDYVSVVTGFNFASKIGQAIPVKQGVLVLESQAVLAKKIWLYGKIKRYEIKYRENKLRALSNWKEVLKRLRIKSMVEETYGDME, from the coding sequence ATGGGTTATACTTCAGCACGTAATAATGAAGGActatttctttcaaaaagtaactctgaagatgaagtttGCTTGAAACggagaaaaattgaagagaATGAGAGCTTCTACGATTCTGAGAATGATTTTAGTGATTGGGAAGATGTTCCATTAAATAATCCAGAGGTTTTGGATTCCTTTAATATAACAATAGGTGACCCTAAGGTAAACGAGGAAGAAAAGGACAACAGAAATAGACTAAGGCTTGCTATAGAGAACaaaaaaagaaggaaaacTATTCATTATCTTGGAATGATATCATATATGATGCATGGGTTTCAACGGAATAAATGGCTCAATTCAAAAGATCTCTTAAAGAAACTAAAGAAAATGTTACCAGAGTCTCTTATTAACACGAAGTTCAAGAAGTATAAGAGAGCAATAAAAAAGTTTAAATCAGCACCAACAGATGCATCATTGAAAGATGAGGTTTATGCTAATTTTATGTATATTGTTAAGTACTTGATTAAGTGGTTTAGACTCAATTATAAATGTGATTCAAATGGTTTAAGAGTCCTAGGGTATCTACCTCGAAAGTCGTCTGCTTTTGACAATATGAAGGACTATTTTCCTGATTCGTCTGAGCCCATAATAGACTTGAAAGACTTAATTTCAAAGGctaaaaaattcaaacatAATAGGGATACTGGTGCTCAAATATTCACTGCTTTATTGAGATCACTAGGTTTTCAAAGTCGCCTTGTTTTCTCATTGCCTCTATTATCCACCAATAGGCCAACAAAAACTCAACCAAAGCTAGATCATGATAAGTTACAGAGAAATAaggattttgatttattatatcCTTATTTTTGGACGGAAGTGGTTAATCCCGCTGATGAaagtgaaatatttgtCATAGAAAATATATGCTTTTTTGAAGAAGCCAAAAGATTTGTATGTTTAAAGAGATTTGCTAGATCCACTATTTCgaaagaaaatttatctaattaCTACACAGATATTTACTTTCCTTTACAAAACCAGTTCAACCAAATGCCCATGCATTATGTTGTTGCTATGGATAATGACAACCTGATAATGGATGTGAGTCCTCGATATATGTCAGATATAAGCTATAGATGGTTCAAAAAGTTAGACCTTAGGACTGATCTGGGAAGAGAAGCGATGTTATTTCAATCTATGTTAAGGTATTTGAATACTGGAAACGCGTGCCATATTACTAACAATATGGAGCTAGATACTTTAAGACAGACTGCTCTATTGAACTATAATATACCTTCCAACTTCTCTTCAATGAAGAGGAATCCTAACCTAGTTACGAGATCGACTCTTAGATATAATGAGTTTATTGAGCCTAATACAAATCCTATTTGTACTGTCATGATAGATAAGAAGTTTCTGAAGGAGCCAgtattttttaaaaattccaTTTTGGTAGGTAAATCAGAACAACAGTGGAAGTTCTTGGGGAGATCCATAAGGGATGACCAAATAGATTGCCCAATAAAGACTACAAGGGCTTTACAACGACATACTTTACTTAATAAAAGGATTTgtaatatcaatattttgaatgataCTCCCGAATTAAACGATACAAAACTTTACACTTTTAGCCAAACCTGTCCTTATATCAAGTTAAGCGTGACCATGCTGCCCTCAGGTTTCTTGCAAGTACCCAGAAATGAGTACGGGAACATAGAAATTTACAAGCCTTTTATGGTTCCAGATAAATGTGTCTGGCTTACTTTATCTGACAtcgaaaatattttattggaCTATAAGTTCGGTAAATTGACATTTCCTTTCACCGACAAAGTTGACTATGTTTCCGTTGTCACTGGATTTAATTTTGCATCAAAAATAGGACAAGCAATACCAGTTAAACAAGGTGTGTTGGTATTAGAACTGCAGGCAGTTTTGGCAAAGAAAATTTGGCTCTACGGTAAAATAAAACGCTACGAAATTAAATACAGAGAAAATAAACTACGTGCATTAAGTAACTGGAAAGAagtattgaaaagattaagAATAAAATCAATGGTAGAAGAGACATATGGTGATATGGAATAG
- a CDS encoding DEHA2G17336p (similar to ca|CA1323|IPF6675 Candida albicans IPF6675 unknown function) — translation MSDVINTSEDVPIMYGNIVPCHIQYNGAANTKDYFTPSKKQDTLPTGEQVEVAYYRGCKLVGKNMNISNDYSGYLINKSESLARVEDETSEDYLTVNTYTPVAKFEEITVYGHDTVPESTSQWGLIQEWKDISEVIHS, via the coding sequence atGTCGGACGTTATAAATACTAGTGAGGATGTACCCATAATGTATGGGAATATTGTACCCTGCCATATACAATATAATGGAGCAGCCAATACCAAGGATTATTTCACACCAAGTAAAAAACAAGATACTTTACCAACTGGCGAGCAGGTAGAAGTGGCATATTATAGAGGATGCAAATTAGTAGGCAAAAACATGAATATTTCCAATGACTACAGTGGCTACttaatcaataaatcagaaAGTTTGGCCAGGGTAGAAGATGAAACATCAGAGGATTATTTAACAGTGAACACATATACCCCGGTAGCAAAGTTTGAGGAAATTACTGTTTATGGTCATGATACCGTGCCTGAACTGACAAGTCAATGGGGATTGATACAAGAATGGAAGGATATAAGTGAGGTGATCCATTCTTAG